Proteins encoded within one genomic window of Candidatus Brocadiia bacterium:
- a CDS encoding M42 family metallopeptidase, with protein sequence MKKETVDLLKRLTSVNGVPGYEDEVSELIRKELPETNISYDKLGSIICAKRGTSDRPRIMLPGHMDEVGFMVKSITEQGFLKFIPLGGWHIPNLPTQRVIIKTSKGNIHGIIGSKPPHLLSEEDRKKITDKKDLFIDIAAKDKKDAERIGVRPGDPIIPDAPFIEMANPEYLMAKAWDDRVGCGMFISVIKELAGKKHPNTVYGVGTVQEEVGIRGAQTAVDVVNPDVAIICEVGLAQDVPGSMETKEHGSLGKGPQINLYDRGMIPHLKLRDFVLSVAKSEKIPYQLEMLEGGATDGAAIHIHAEGVPTIYVGVPTRYIHSHTGIIHKSDYDNSIKLIHSLIMRMDEKTVKNLQNK encoded by the coding sequence ATGAAAAAAGAAACCGTTGATTTACTGAAAAGATTAACCAGCGTTAATGGCGTTCCCGGATACGAAGACGAGGTTTCGGAGTTAATCCGCAAGGAACTCCCGGAAACAAACATAAGCTACGATAAACTGGGTAGTATTATCTGCGCTAAAAGAGGCACTTCGGATCGCCCGCGAATTATGCTGCCGGGGCACATGGATGAAGTCGGGTTTATGGTTAAGTCCATCACGGAGCAGGGATTTCTTAAATTTATCCCGCTGGGCGGATGGCATATCCCAAACCTGCCGACCCAAAGAGTAATAATCAAGACCAGCAAAGGTAACATACACGGAATCATTGGATCCAAACCGCCTCATCTTTTGTCCGAAGAAGACCGCAAGAAGATAACCGATAAGAAGGATTTATTTATTGATATTGCCGCCAAAGATAAGAAAGACGCGGAACGTATCGGCGTCCGCCCGGGCGACCCTATTATCCCTGATGCCCCTTTCATAGAAATGGCCAACCCAGAATATCTGATGGCTAAAGCCTGGGATGACCGGGTCGGTTGCGGTATGTTCATCTCGGTTATCAAAGAACTGGCCGGGAAGAAACATCCAAACACCGTCTACGGTGTCGGAACCGTACAAGAAGAGGTCGGCATTCGCGGCGCGCAGACAGCCGTCGATGTGGTCAACCCGGATGTAGCGATTATTTGCGAAGTAGGCCTGGCGCAAGACGTCCCCGGGTCGATGGAAACTAAAGAACATGGCTCTCTGGGAAAAGGACCTCAGATTAATTTATATGACCGGGGAATGATACCTCACCTTAAATTACGGGACTTCGTGCTAAGCGTAGCCAAGAGCGAAAAGATCCCGTATCAGCTTGAAATGCTTGAAGGTGGCGCAACGGACGGCGCCGCCATCCATATACATGCGGAAGGAGTCCCGACCATCTACGTCGGCGTCCCAACCAGATACATCCACAGCCATACCGGGATTATCCATAAGTCCGATTACGATAATTCAATAAAACTGATCCATTCCTTGATAATGAGAATGGATGAAAAAACCGTAAAAAATCTGCAAAATAAATGA
- the tsaE gene encoding tRNA (adenosine(37)-N6)-threonylcarbamoyltransferase complex ATPase subunit type 1 TsaE, which produces MKIETIGHQATINLGKKLAKVLRPNDFIALIGIFGAGKTYLTKGIAAGLGINIDTIVSPSFLLCNTYTAKKGIKLLHSDAQRLVDPREIFKLGMNDFENAITVVEWGDRILLHIKEFERLIKVYFTVTGNNKRLIELFLRNHN; this is translated from the coding sequence ATGAAAATAGAAACTATCGGGCATCAGGCCACCATAAACCTGGGCAAGAAACTGGCAAAGGTGCTTAGGCCAAATGATTTCATTGCGCTAATCGGGATATTCGGCGCCGGAAAAACATATCTCACAAAAGGCATTGCGGCCGGACTAGGTATCAATATAGACACAATCGTCAGCCCCAGTTTCTTATTATGCAACACCTACACTGCCAAAAAAGGAATTAAGCTCCTGCATTCTGATGCCCAAAGACTGGTCGATCCGCGGGAAATATTCAAGCTGGGCATGAACGATTTTGAGAATGCAATTACCGTGGTCGAATGGGGCGACCGGATATTACTTCACATTAAGGAATTCGAGCGGCTGATAAAGGTTTATTTCACCGTAACCGGCAACAACAAAAGATTAATTGAGTTATTTTTACGCAATCATAATTAA
- a CDS encoding thiamine-phosphate kinase, whose amino-acid sequence MTENEFDYISWIQKQLKRSPDVLIGSGDDAAVVKTGKNKYIVVTTDTIVEDIDFKIAQATPESIGYKSIAVSLSDIAAMGQGKPPLYALITVAFPKRINTISFRHRLFKGMHQLSRKYNVSIIGGDISSTKGPLVITSTIFAHKYLPILTRAGAKAGDVIMVTGQLGGSLSGKHLSFSPRINESLYLNGRYKINSMIDISDGLCADIGHICSKSKVGARLLESLIPVTQSAIKISCKTGKSPIQQALYDGEDFELLFTAKPSETSCIIKNGKVKVYPIGFITKEQGIWLHRTNGSLKYLKPAGYKHF is encoded by the coding sequence ATGACGGAAAATGAGTTCGATTATATCAGTTGGATTCAAAAGCAATTAAAACGCTCGCCCGACGTGCTTATCGGCTCCGGAGATGATGCCGCGGTTGTCAAGACCGGGAAAAATAAATACATCGTCGTAACTACCGATACGATTGTCGAGGATATCGATTTCAAGATTGCGCAGGCAACCCCGGAATCAATCGGCTATAAATCGATTGCCGTATCTTTAAGCGATATCGCGGCCATGGGACAAGGCAAACCGCCTTTGTACGCGTTAATTACTGTAGCATTTCCCAAAAGAATTAATACCATCAGTTTCAGGCATCGATTATTCAAAGGAATGCATCAACTATCCAGGAAATACAATGTCAGCATCATCGGAGGCGATATTTCATCAACAAAAGGCCCCCTGGTCATAACATCCACGATATTCGCACATAAATACCTGCCTATTTTAACCCGCGCTGGGGCAAAGGCCGGGGACGTAATAATGGTTACAGGCCAATTAGGCGGCTCTCTGAGCGGAAAGCACCTTTCTTTTTCCCCGCGCATAAACGAAAGTCTTTATCTTAATGGAAGATATAAAATTAATTCAATGATAGATATCAGTGACGGCTTGTGCGCGGATATCGGCCATATTTGCAGCAAAAGTAAAGTCGGCGCCAGATTGCTTGAATCCCTTATCCCGGTCACTCAATCCGCCATAAAAATATCCTGCAAAACAGGCAAATCCCCTATTCAGCAAGCTTTATACGATGGTGAAGATTTTGAACTGCTTTTTACCGCAAAACCGTCAGAAACTTCTTGCATTATTAAGAATGGGAAAGTTAAAGTTTATCCTATCGGATTTATCACCAAAGAACAAGGAATCTGGTTACACAGGACAAATGGATCCCTTAAGTATTTAAAACCAGCAGGTTACAAGCACTTTTAA
- a CDS encoding HD domain-containing phosphohydrolase codes for MNEQRPYRAVKDLSASSIFLIQKRVGHLKEFEDMTAILDVSKAMMAEKDVNRLLNLIVQKAIEVLKADRGTIFLLDYDTHELWSRVGSLGEVSEIRFPADKGIAGYVAQKAEVVNIKDAYADARFNPEIDKKTGYHTKTILCAPLLNHKNEVVGVLQLLNKKDGVFTEYDESLTLAFSAQAAVAVENAQLYYEQELTFKSFLKTMSAAIDAKDPTTAGHSERVARYALNMGRALGFNETELRTLDYAAALHDVGKISVPDMVLLKPGKLTPEEFEQMKKHASKTKEILDNIFFSREIREIPHVASTHHEKLDGSGYPLGLRADKISKAARILVIADIYDALVAQDRPYKKAMTHEQALAILEEGKGSKFDAEILTLFRDKKLYLIERRREPRFNIVTQVQYSIHTEKKKIDEQKFGSETVNISSGGLLMTSNRILAVGASIEISVPLKEWCFDLVGKIVRVDHKFSTKNYNIGVSFQDFEGVKKQQFSDILQSVARPPAAQIP; via the coding sequence ATGAATGAACAACGGCCTTACCGGGCAGTTAAGGATTTATCAGCATCATCTATCTTCCTCATACAAAAGCGCGTCGGTCACCTAAAAGAATTCGAGGACATGACTGCCATTCTTGATGTCAGCAAGGCGATGATGGCGGAAAAAGATGTCAACCGCCTTTTGAACCTGATTGTGCAAAAAGCGATAGAAGTCCTTAAGGCCGACCGGGGAACAATATTCCTGCTGGATTATGATACCCACGAACTCTGGAGCCGCGTTGGCTCGCTTGGCGAGGTATCGGAAATCCGTTTCCCGGCCGACAAGGGCATTGCCGGATATGTGGCCCAAAAAGCCGAGGTTGTCAATATCAAGGATGCCTATGCAGACGCCCGATTTAATCCTGAAATAGACAAGAAAACAGGCTATCACACCAAGACTATTCTTTGCGCGCCGCTCTTGAATCATAAGAATGAAGTTGTTGGAGTGCTTCAGCTTCTCAATAAAAAGGATGGTGTGTTTACCGAGTATGATGAGTCATTGACTCTGGCTTTTTCCGCGCAAGCTGCGGTTGCGGTGGAAAACGCCCAGCTTTATTATGAGCAGGAGTTGACTTTTAAGAGCTTTCTTAAAACCATGTCGGCGGCCATCGATGCCAAGGACCCGACCACGGCCGGTCATTCTGAACGCGTCGCCCGCTATGCCCTGAATATGGGGCGGGCTCTCGGATTCAATGAGACTGAGCTGAGGACGCTTGATTATGCCGCGGCTTTGCACGATGTCGGAAAAATATCGGTGCCTGATATGGTTCTTCTTAAGCCGGGCAAGCTTACTCCGGAAGAGTTTGAACAGATGAAGAAACACGCGTCCAAAACCAAGGAAATTCTGGATAATATTTTCTTCAGCCGGGAGATACGCGAAATACCACATGTTGCCTCAACTCATCACGAAAAGCTTGACGGGAGCGGATATCCGTTAGGTTTAAGGGCTGATAAGATTTCTAAAGCCGCTAGGATTTTGGTGATTGCGGATATTTACGATGCTCTGGTGGCGCAGGATAGGCCTTATAAGAAGGCGATGACGCATGAGCAAGCGCTGGCAATTCTTGAAGAGGGCAAGGGCTCTAAGTTTGATGCTGAGATTTTGACTCTTTTCCGTGATAAAAAATTGTATCTTATTGAGCGCCGCCGAGAGCCGCGATTCAATATTGTTACACAGGTCCAATATTCCATACACACTGAGAAAAAGAAAATTGATGAGCAAAAGTTTGGCAGCGAAACAGTAAATATAAGCTCCGGCGGTTTGCTGATGACCAGCAATCGTATTCTGGCGGTTGGGGCGAGCATAGAGATTTCAGTTCCTTTAAAGGAATGGTGTTTTGACTTGGTTGGCAAGATTGTTCGAGTAGACCATAAATTTTCTACTAAGAATTACAATATCGGCGTGAGTTTCCAGGATTTTGAGGGCGTGAAAAAACAGCAATTCAGTGATATTTTACAGAGTGTCGCCCGGCCGCCTGCCGCTCAGATTCCTTAA
- the der gene encoding ribosome biogenesis GTPase Der translates to MNTVIITIVGRPNVGKSTLFNALAKKRIAIVDDVAGTTRDRVSLIIKHGGYNIELIDTGGMGLDPKNKTEDAKLWPQVQQQIAYAISKSHIILFEVDIRAGLTGLDKEIAEALRRHNKPIITIANKADNQKHDLGLSDFYNLGFKGPVAISALRSRGVTDLWNIIGGIVRELSLDKDIAGAPADAPTEIKFAIVGKRNVGKSTLVNSLAKEERVIVSDVPGTTRDSIDVSVKYKDKIYTVIDTAGLKKKPKTTYAVDLYSRYRTEEAVVRADVVLFLIDATQKTSEVDKKITSFIIEKAKPVIIIINKWDLARATSNTDDYFEYLNKTLPFAKFAPILFISALEGFNTENIFDVGSQLYTQARIRVTTPVLNRAIEKIRSRIPSGGRVGKFLKIYYATQTGVNPPEINFVVNHPELFSDVTLRYINGQMRKILPFKEVPIKINIKGHRT, encoded by the coding sequence ATGAATACTGTCATTATAACGATAGTCGGACGGCCCAATGTAGGCAAGTCGACTCTATTCAATGCCTTGGCTAAAAAGCGCATTGCCATAGTCGACGATGTGGCCGGAACGACTCGAGACCGGGTTTCCTTAATCATTAAACACGGCGGGTATAATATAGAGTTGATTGACACCGGTGGCATGGGGCTTGACCCGAAGAATAAGACGGAAGATGCCAAGCTTTGGCCCCAGGTGCAGCAACAGATTGCCTACGCTATTTCTAAGTCGCACATTATCCTGTTTGAAGTGGACATCCGCGCCGGATTGACCGGGCTGGATAAAGAGATAGCTGAAGCCCTGCGGCGGCATAATAAACCCATAATCACCATCGCCAATAAAGCTGACAACCAGAAGCACGACCTTGGTTTGTCCGATTTTTATAATCTCGGCTTCAAAGGGCCGGTTGCTATTTCCGCTCTGAGAAGCAGGGGGGTTACTGACCTTTGGAACATCATTGGCGGGATTGTCAGGGAGCTCAGTCTTGATAAAGACATCGCCGGAGCGCCGGCTGATGCGCCGACAGAAATTAAATTCGCGATAGTGGGCAAGCGGAATGTCGGTAAGTCGACCCTGGTTAATTCTCTGGCTAAGGAAGAACGCGTTATTGTCAGCGATGTGCCCGGAACTACCAGGGACAGTATTGATGTTAGCGTCAAATACAAGGATAAAATATATACCGTTATCGATACTGCCGGATTGAAGAAAAAGCCCAAGACCACTTATGCGGTCGACCTTTACAGCCGTTATCGGACCGAAGAGGCCGTGGTCCGCGCCGATGTGGTTCTTTTCCTGATTGACGCGACCCAGAAGACATCAGAAGTCGACAAGAAAATAACGAGTTTTATTATTGAGAAAGCAAAGCCGGTCATAATTATCATCAATAAATGGGATCTTGCCAGGGCGACGTCGAATACGGATGATTACTTTGAATATCTCAACAAAACACTGCCGTTTGCCAAATTCGCCCCCATTTTATTCATTTCCGCTCTTGAAGGTTTCAATACCGAAAATATCTTTGATGTCGGCAGCCAGCTTTATACTCAAGCCCGCATCAGAGTAACAACTCCGGTGCTTAACCGGGCCATCGAAAAAATAAGGTCCAGAATACCCAGCGGCGGCAGGGTCGGAAAATTCCTCAAGATATATTACGCCACGCAAACCGGGGTTAATCCGCCGGAGATAAATTTCGTGGTCAATCATCCGGAGTTATTCAGCGATGTCACTTTGCGTTATATTAACGGGCAAATGCGGAAAATATTGCCTTTCAAGGAGGTTCCCATCAAGATTAATATCAAGGGGCATAGAACATAA
- the rplM gene encoding 50S ribosomal protein L13 — protein sequence MAKIITSHKTYLAKTGDLKREWHVIDASGKILGRLAVKIADLLRGKQKPTYTPHIDTGDFVIVINASKIALSGQKMDKKTYNRFSPYGNRWDIPIKTLLEKTPDKVLFLAVKRMLTTSRLNKHLLTKLKIYPGAEHPHQAQMPKALDIKI from the coding sequence ATGGCAAAAATAATAACATCACATAAGACGTATCTGGCAAAGACCGGTGATTTGAAACGGGAATGGCATGTAATTGATGCCTCCGGTAAAATCCTGGGCCGGTTAGCCGTAAAGATTGCCGACCTTCTCAGAGGCAAGCAAAAGCCGACTTACACCCCGCATATCGATACCGGTGATTTTGTAATCGTAATAAACGCTTCTAAAATCGCTCTGAGCGGTCAAAAGATGGATAAAAAGACATATAACCGCTTTTCACCTTATGGGAACCGTTGGGACATCCCGATTAAGACTTTGCTTGAAAAGACGCCGGACAAGGTGCTTTTCCTGGCGGTCAAAAGGATGTTGACCACTTCAAGGTTGAACAAGCACTTATTAACCAAGCTTAAAATATATCCCGGCGCGGAACATCCGCACCAAGCCCAGATGCCAAAAGCTCTGGATATTAAAATATGA
- the rpsI gene encoding 30S ribosomal protein S9, which translates to MTETSVYRSLGRRKSATAQVVLQKGTGKITINDLEYTKYFNTQDQLIAMLSPLQSLKLIGKYDIKATTNGGGKRAQADAVALGISRSLKLADLTTEPLLRKLGLFTRDPRMKERKKYGRRGARRSFQFSKR; encoded by the coding sequence ATGACAGAAACATCGGTTTATCGTTCTCTCGGACGGCGCAAAAGCGCAACCGCCCAGGTGGTGCTTCAGAAGGGCACAGGCAAAATAACCATTAATGATTTGGAATATACCAAGTATTTTAACACTCAGGACCAGCTGATAGCCATGCTTTCGCCGCTCCAGAGTTTGAAACTTATCGGCAAATACGACATCAAGGCCACCACTAACGGCGGCGGAAAAAGGGCCCAGGCAGACGCCGTGGCTTTAGGCATCAGCCGCTCGCTCAAACTTGCCGACCTAACAACCGAGCCCTTGCTCCGCAAGCTCGGCCTTTTCACACGCGACCCGCGCATGAAAGAACGTAAGAAATACGGACGCCGCGGCGCTCGCAGAAGCTTCCAGTTCTCGAAGAGATAA
- a CDS encoding PfkB family carbohydrate kinase — protein sequence MSLLVVGSIAYDNLETPYGKRRNIMGGSAVYFSFSASLFSPVRLVGVVGEDFSFDEELESMKARKIDMRGLHTAKGKTFTWTGRYVGDMSQAETLSVELGVFGKFQPVIPNVYKDSKYIFLANGSPKTQKKVLDQIKRPALVVADTMNFWISNEKKSLIKLIENIDGLIVNSDEVKQLTGMYHIITGAREILKWGPRMLIIKKGEHGALLVTKDDFFAIPGYPVEVVRDPTGAGDSFAGGMMGYLASTRDLSARNLKKSLLYGNVVASFTIEDFGVERLKQITPARIAYRYKQLLKMITL from the coding sequence ATGAGTCTACTTGTAGTCGGTTCGATCGCATACGATAACCTGGAAACGCCTTATGGCAAGCGGCGTAACATCATGGGCGGTTCGGCCGTATACTTCTCATTCAGCGCATCCTTATTCAGCCCGGTCCGCCTGGTCGGCGTGGTCGGCGAGGATTTCAGCTTTGACGAAGAACTGGAATCGATGAAGGCGCGAAAAATAGATATGCGCGGACTGCATACGGCCAAGGGGAAAACATTCACCTGGACCGGCCGCTATGTCGGCGATATGAGCCAGGCCGAGACTCTATCGGTCGAGTTGGGAGTCTTCGGCAAATTCCAGCCGGTCATCCCCAATGTTTATAAGGATTCAAAATACATATTCCTGGCTAACGGCAGCCCAAAAACCCAGAAAAAGGTGCTGGACCAGATTAAACGCCCGGCTTTGGTCGTGGCCGATACGATGAATTTTTGGATTAGCAACGAGAAGAAAAGCCTGATTAAACTTATAGAGAATATCGACGGCCTGATCGTCAACAGCGATGAAGTCAAGCAGTTGACCGGGATGTATCATATCATCACCGGCGCGCGTGAAATACTCAAATGGGGCCCGCGCATGCTGATTATCAAGAAAGGCGAGCACGGCGCTTTGCTGGTGACCAAGGATGATTTCTTCGCCATACCGGGATATCCGGTTGAGGTGGTGCGCGACCCGACCGGCGCCGGGGATTCCTTCGCCGGGGGCATGATGGGCTACCTGGCCAGCACCAGGGATTTATCCGCGAGGAACCTTAAAAAATCACTTCTATACGGAAATGTCGTCGCTTCGTTTACGATTGAGGATTTCGGCGTGGAGCGGCTCAAGCAAATCACCCCTGCCAGAATAGCATACCGCTATAAGCAATTACTGAAGATGATTACGCTGTAA
- a CDS encoding four helix bundle protein, with translation MTERQNPKLYDLEDRTYAFARSVREFIRKLPRTASNIEDGKQVIRSSGSVGANYIEANEALSKKDFIMRIKICRKESKETRYWLRLLEIGNNPELESERTHLSKESTELMNIFGSIIRKSE, from the coding sequence ATGACTGAAAGGCAAAACCCGAAACTATACGACTTGGAAGACCGCACTTATGCGTTTGCCAGAAGCGTAAGGGAATTCATACGAAAACTCCCACGGACTGCGAGTAATATCGAAGACGGCAAACAAGTTATCAGGTCGTCAGGTTCAGTCGGCGCCAATTATATCGAGGCCAACGAGGCATTGAGCAAAAAAGACTTTATTATGCGAATTAAAATCTGCCGCAAGGAATCAAAGGAAACACGCTATTGGCTGAGATTATTGGAGATTGGGAATAATCCGGAATTGGAGAGCGAAAGAACTCATCTGTCAAAGGAATCTACAGAGTTAATGAATATTTTCGGTTCGATTATCAGGAAATCCGAATAG
- the gltX gene encoding glutamate--tRNA ligase: MNTNKSVESVAKVRVRFAPSPTGYLHIGGARTALYNYLFARHHNGTLVLRIEDTDQVRSTDESMKAIIDSLKWLGIDWDEGPFFQSDRKDIYRQYAQKLLDEGKAVYEEDPAKGKAVVFKMPPGPAIQMNDLIHGIIKFEREFVGNIVLIKSDGFPTYNFACVVDDSEMNITHVIRGDDHVSNTPKQVILYEALGKPVPKFAHIPLIMGEDGSRLSKRHGHTSVGEYMDIGYLPEAMFNFLSLLGWSAGDDVELMSRDDVIKRFTIERVKNKPAQFNSKKLIWMNSHYIKQLPKERLFELSKPYFAKAGYDLTKFKEPELTRLVDLYRERIKVLSEIAVVTEFFFKDKISYQPEAADKFIRPAESKSVLETVSAELAKFDKLDHELLEKSLRGICESKGVKFQAIAQPIRVALTGSTISPPIFETMELIGLDKVRIRIKEALNII; the protein is encoded by the coding sequence ATGAATACTAATAAATCTGTGGAATCTGTGGCTAAAGTTAGAGTTCGTTTCGCGCCCAGCCCGACTGGTTACCTGCATATCGGCGGCGCCCGGACGGCCCTGTATAATTACCTGTTCGCCCGGCACCACAACGGCACCCTGGTTCTCAGAATAGAGGACACCGACCAGGTGCGCTCGACCGATGAATCCATGAAGGCCATCATTGACTCCCTTAAATGGCTGGGCATAGACTGGGACGAGGGCCCCTTCTTCCAGAGCGACCGCAAGGATATCTACAGGCAATACGCCCAAAAACTGCTGGACGAGGGCAAAGCGGTTTATGAGGAAGACCCGGCCAAGGGCAAGGCCGTCGTGTTCAAGATGCCACCCGGCCCGGCCATACAGATGAATGATTTAATCCACGGTATAATAAAGTTCGAGCGCGAGTTCGTGGGCAATATCGTTTTAATCAAGTCGGACGGGTTCCCGACATACAACTTCGCCTGCGTGGTTGACGACAGCGAGATGAACATCACCCACGTCATCCGCGGCGACGACCACGTTTCAAATACTCCCAAACAGGTGATTCTTTACGAAGCTTTAGGCAAACCGGTGCCTAAGTTCGCCCATATCCCCCTGATTATGGGCGAGGACGGCTCGAGGCTGTCAAAGCGGCACGGGCATACCTCGGTCGGCGAATATATGGATATCGGTTACCTGCCGGAGGCGATGTTTAACTTCCTGTCGCTTTTGGGCTGGTCGGCCGGAGACGATGTCGAATTGATGTCGCGCGACGATGTCATCAAGCGTTTTACCATCGAACGGGTCAAGAACAAGCCGGCTCAGTTTAATTCTAAAAAGCTGATATGGATGAACAGCCATTACATAAAACAACTGCCCAAGGAACGGCTGTTCGAGCTGTCAAAGCCCTACTTTGCCAAGGCCGGATACGACCTGACTAAATTCAAGGAGCCGGAATTAACCAGATTAGTCGACCTTTATCGCGAGCGCATCAAGGTCCTTTCGGAAATCGCCGTCGTGACGGAGTTCTTCTTCAAGGATAAGATAAGCTACCAGCCCGAAGCGGCCGATAAGTTCATCCGCCCGGCCGAGAGCAAGTCAGTGTTGGAGACCGTGTCCGCGGAATTAGCCAAGTTTGACAAACTTGACCACGAGCTTTTGGAGAAATCATTGCGCGGCATCTGCGAGTCCAAGGGCGTCAAGTTCCAGGCCATCGCCCAGCCGATTCGGGTTGCCTTGACCGGCTCGACCATCAGCCCGCCTATTTTCGAGACGATGGAGCTGATAGGACTGGATAAAGTAAGAATCAGGATAAAAGAAGCGCTAAACATAATATAA
- a CDS encoding FtsX-like permease family protein — translation MLATDQRYTWAVNPYPQGDNPGIIGSILGITLGAVTAEILSRSFKWPISVSISSVVLALVFSAGVGIFFGFYPAWKASRLDPIEALRYE, via the coding sequence TTGTTAGCAACAGACCAGCGTTATACTTGGGCTGTTAACCCCTACCCGCAGGGCGACAACCCAGGTATAATCGGCAGTATTCTGGGCATTACGCTCGGAGCCGTTACCGCGGAAATACTGTCCCGGTCATTCAAATGGCCCATATCGGTCTCGATAAGCTCCGTTGTCTTGGCGCTGGTATTTTCCGCCGGAGTGGGCATATTCTTCGGGTTCTATCCGGCCTGGAAGGCATCGCGCCTCGACCCCATCGAAGCCCTCAGGTACGAATAA
- a CDS encoding DUF2934 domain-containing protein, with amino-acid sequence MAKMAREMNRNNSARTSNNQELAEQIKKCAYELYCKRGQTHGNDLSDWLNAEREIKHKNGYKL; translated from the coding sequence ATGGCAAAGATGGCGAGGGAAATGAACCGAAACAACTCGGCGCGGACGTCGAACAACCAGGAGCTGGCCGAACAAATCAAGAAGTGCGCTTATGAACTCTACTGTAAAAGAGGCCAGACGCACGGCAACGATTTGTCCGACTGGCTTAATGCCGAACGTGAAATCAAGCACAAAAACGGCTATAAACTATAG
- a CDS encoding diguanylate cyclase: protein MVIAHNFCQSILDNIAHGVYAIDNNVKVRYWNRSMEKITGIKSPEMTGQHCENRKFFYYDRSGDHPCNRKQCILLNAIKYGCADEKDFYIHHKDGFQIPVSLRAAPLKNSHNQIIGAAGMSCVNLYKMAGIRYSTEQELMAYIDPLTGIGNRRYLEMNVQRRLDECSRYSWKFGMMFIDLDHFKKINDSYGHNIGDEVLRIMAGVLRRNLRPYDAVGRWGGDEFIATVVGVNQNSLQTLANRLLHNIEQNKFFVRLRNIKSPISIGVTMGKTTDTVDGLIKRTDGLMYQSKKSGRNCVSMD from the coding sequence ATGGTCATAGCTCATAATTTCTGCCAGAGCATTTTAGACAACATCGCCCACGGCGTCTATGCCATAGATAATAACGTCAAAGTCCGCTATTGGAACCGGTCAATGGAAAAGATTACCGGCATAAAATCACCGGAGATGACCGGGCAACACTGTGAGAACCGGAAATTCTTCTATTATGACCGGAGCGGCGACCATCCCTGCAACCGCAAGCAATGTATTTTATTAAATGCCATAAAATACGGCTGCGCCGATGAAAAGGATTTTTATATCCACCACAAAGACGGCTTCCAGATTCCCGTTTCCCTGCGGGCGGCGCCCCTTAAAAACTCACACAACCAAATCATCGGGGCGGCCGGAATGTCCTGCGTTAATCTATACAAGATGGCCGGCATCAGATATTCCACCGAGCAGGAACTGATGGCTTATATTGACCCGCTCACCGGTATAGGCAACCGGCGTTATCTGGAAATGAACGTCCAGCGCAGATTGGATGAATGCTCCCGCTATTCCTGGAAATTCGGCATGATGTTCATAGACCTGGACCATTTCAAGAAAATCAACGATTCCTACGGCCATAACATCGGCGATGAGGTGCTCAGGATTATGGCCGGCGTGCTCCGGCGTAATTTGAGGCCCTATGATGCGGTCGGCCGCTGGGGCGGCGACGAATTTATCGCCACCGTTGTGGGAGTTAACCAAAATTCGCTTCAGACCCTGGCAAACCGCCTGCTTCATAACATCGAACAAAATAAATTCTTTGTCCGCCTACGCAACATCAAATCCCCCATCTCTATCGGCGTAACAATGGGCAAAACCACCGATACGGTGGATGGATTGATAAAAAGAACGGATGGCTTAATGTATCAGAGCAAAAAATCAGGACGTAATTGCGTGTCAATGGATTGA